The following proteins are co-located in the Macadamia integrifolia cultivar HAES 741 chromosome 3, SCU_Mint_v3, whole genome shotgun sequence genome:
- the LOC122073948 gene encoding zinc finger CCCH domain-containing protein 13-like, giving the protein MDFDEYDYLEKTVENPEAPKEEKIANGSEENVKSGEKDRSRSSKRRSNENEDELDSRSKRARSGDDSRDRDRHRERSASHYRSSPDHKSKNAERGDRDRHRKEHRDRDRQREERNGKDRDRDRDRERERDRERIRERDRESERDRETERERSRRSRSRSERHRSDRDRDAEPERVRERSRDVEYMERERERERERELRDRDRDGRYARAIFRWSFWQLSQAQKLRNAGGGVMGSLLNRSTSSSDAYDIKKKRRKWSLRLIQNEIRGLYLLIRFL; this is encoded by the exons ATGGATTTCGACGAGTATGATTATTTAGAGAAAACAGTTGAAAATCCAGAAGCACCAAAAGAGGAGAAGATTGCAAATGGAAGCGAAGAGAATGTTAAATCCGGAGAGAAGGACCGTAGCAGGAGCTCCAAGCGTAGGAGTAATGAGAACGAGGATGAATTAGATAGCCGCTCCAAGCGAGCAAGATCTGGAGATGACTCTCGTGATCGTGATCGGCACAGAGAGAGGAGCGCGTCGCATTACCGTTCGTCTCCTGATCACAAGTCCAAGAATGCTGAGAGGGGTGATAGGGACAGGCACCGGAAGGAACACAGAGATAGGGATAGGCAGAGGGAGGAAAGGAACGGGAAGGACAGGGACCgcgatagagatagagagagggagCGAGACCGTGAAAGGATAAGAGAGCGTGACCGCGAGAGTGAAAGAGACAGGGAGACAGAACGGGAGCGTTCACGCCGTAGCAGGAGCCGCTCTGAGAGGCACCGCAGTGACCGTGATAGGGATGCTGAACCTGAGAGAGTCAGGGAGAGGAGCAGAGACGTGGAGTACatggaaagagaaagggaaagggaaagggaaagggagttACGAGACAGGGATCGAGATGGCAG ATACGCTAGGGCAATCTTCAGATGGTCATTCTGGCAACTGAGCCAGGCTCAGAAACTCAG AAATGCTGGTGGGGGAGTAATGGGTTCTCTGCTTAACAGAAGCACTTCATCTTCTGATGCCT acgatataaagaaaaaaaggaggaagtGGAGCCTGAGGCTGATCCAGAACGAGATCAGAGGACTGTATTTGCTTATCAG ATTTCTTTGA